In the Magnolia sinica isolate HGM2019 chromosome 15, MsV1, whole genome shotgun sequence genome, one interval contains:
- the LOC131226861 gene encoding mechanosensitive ion channel protein 2, chloroplastic-like: MAGLRGHIRIFMEVQSYLGWSQQLQSCLLLCGVLGNDSNWKKSSTYYVLTSYLQPLLLWTGATLICRVLDPVTLPSEASQAVKQRLMNFVRSLSTVMAFAYCLSRSAKVWKELQTEVDKLPEA; the protein is encoded by the exons ATGGCCGGGTTGAGAG GTCATATAAGGATTTTCATGGAAGTTCAATCATACTTAGGTTGGTCCCAGCAGTTGCAATCATGCCTTTTGCTGTGTGGGGTCTTGGGCAATGATAGTAATTGGAAAAAGAGTAGTACATATTATGTTTTGACCTCTTACCTGCAACCTTTGCTACTGTGGACTGGAGCAACACTCATTTGCAG GGTGCTAGATCCAGTAACTCTACCATCTGAGGCAAGCCAAGCTGTTAAGCAACGACTTATGAATTTTGTAAGATCGTTATCAACTGTGATGGCCTTTGCATATTGTCTATCAAG GTCTGCAAAGGTGTGGAAAGAGCTGCAGACTGAGGTGGATAAATTACCTGAGGCCTGA